In Trueperaceae bacterium, a genomic segment contains:
- a CDS encoding NAD(P)/FAD-dependent oxidoreductase — MAVHLQHAGRPRVVIVGAGFAGLYAGKTLRDSPVEVLLLDQHNYHTFQPLLYQVATAMLEPEEIARSVRGAFQRQKNFAFRQGTVTGVDWERKQVLLHSGDAVDFDYLIVGAGAIYNDFGTPGVRRHSLFLKSLSEAVNIRSHVLRQFERAAADPTLLDEGALNFVIVGGGPTGVEMAGAMLELFDRVLPRDYPEVDVSKARVILLEMADALLLPYVPRLRRYTEKVLRKRGVEVRLGTAVEEVRENAAVLAGGEVIPTKTVIWAAGIRAHPLVAALDAELTRGHRVKTEPNLSLPGRPYAFVAGDASGATDEEGVPFPQVAQVAIQQGKHAAREVLRHLRGEPSQRFRYDDRGNMAIIGRNAGVAQLSRKFANLKFSGFLGWLGWLFIHLIYLPGHQNRFNAVINWTFSYLTFDRHSRLIAEMVPSPGEVINRTLTPVDDEEMVERRAEDVREVAGRS; from the coding sequence ATGGCAGTCCACCTCCAACACGCCGGTAGGCCGCGGGTAGTCATCGTAGGTGCCGGCTTCGCGGGCCTCTACGCCGGAAAGACGCTGCGAGACAGCCCGGTCGAGGTCCTCCTCCTCGACCAGCACAACTACCATACTTTCCAGCCGCTCCTCTACCAGGTGGCGACCGCGATGCTCGAGCCGGAAGAGATCGCCCGTAGCGTCAGAGGGGCGTTCCAGCGCCAGAAGAACTTCGCCTTCCGCCAAGGCACCGTCACGGGTGTCGACTGGGAGCGGAAGCAGGTGTTGCTGCACAGCGGAGACGCGGTCGACTTCGACTACCTGATCGTGGGCGCGGGCGCCATCTACAACGATTTCGGCACCCCAGGTGTGCGGCGCCACTCGCTCTTCCTCAAGAGCCTGAGTGAAGCGGTGAACATCCGCTCGCACGTACTCCGTCAGTTCGAGAGGGCGGCCGCCGATCCGACTCTCCTGGACGAGGGGGCGCTCAACTTCGTGATCGTGGGTGGCGGACCCACCGGGGTCGAGATGGCCGGCGCCATGCTGGAGCTCTTCGACCGAGTACTCCCGCGCGACTATCCCGAGGTCGACGTGAGCAAGGCGCGGGTGATCCTGCTGGAGATGGCCGATGCCCTCCTCCTTCCCTACGTTCCGCGACTGCGCCGGTACACTGAGAAGGTGCTGCGCAAGCGGGGTGTCGAGGTGCGGTTGGGCACGGCCGTCGAAGAGGTGCGGGAGAATGCCGCGGTACTGGCCGGCGGTGAGGTCATCCCGACGAAGACGGTCATCTGGGCCGCCGGGATCCGGGCCCACCCGCTGGTAGCGGCGCTGGACGCCGAGCTCACCCGCGGCCACCGAGTGAAGACCGAGCCCAACCTGTCGCTGCCGGGACGACCGTACGCCTTCGTCGCCGGTGACGCCTCGGGAGCTACCGACGAAGAGGGCGTTCCCTTCCCGCAGGTGGCGCAGGTGGCGATCCAACAGGGGAAGCATGCCGCCCGGGAGGTGCTGAGGCACCTGCGAGGCGAGCCCAGTCAACGGTTCAGATACGACGATCGCGGCAACATGGCGATCATCGGGCGCAACGCCGGCGTGGCGCAGCTCTCACGCAAGTTCGCCAACCTCAAGTTCAGCGGTTTCCTCGGTTGGCTGGGTTGGCTCTTCATCCACCTGATCTACCTGCCTGGACACCAGAACCGTTTCAACGCCGTCATCAACTGGACGTTCAGCTACCTGACGTTCGACCGCCACTCGCGACTGATCGCCGAGATGGTCCCCTCACCGGGCGAGGTGATCAACCGCACCCTCACGCCGGTCGACGACGAGGAGATGGTCGAACGGCGCGCCGAGGATGTACGCGAGGTGGCCGGAAGAAGCTGA
- the uvrA gene encoding excinuclease ABC subunit UvrA, translating into MQDLVIRGAREHNLKDITLQLPRNKFIVFTGVSGSGKSTLAFDTIYAEGQRRYVESLSAYARQFLGVMDKPDVDGIDGLSPAISIDQKTTSHNPRSTVGTVTEIHDYLRLLFSRAGTPHCPVCDRPIQRQSASEIVEQLLGRFPDARAMILAPVVRGRKGEYRKLLADLKKEGFARIRLDGEVQTLDEALTGNIERYEKHDIDLVIDRVLLKEDDRSRIAESVELALVKGEGLMRAWMPEDDSKAGVEELFSEKFACPEHGTFLEELEPRVFSFNSPYGACPRCSGLGYLQQFDPKLIVPDDTLSIAEGAIAPWSGGRSDGNKVFYWDRLKALAEMLDFDLQTPWKDLPESVQKSILEGSAEPVDVVYKRGGRETMRFKAEFEGVIGNLDRRLKEAASEYARERLEEFMSLVACPHCHGSRYKPEVLAVRIADSNIAQLSGMTVLDARRFFAELDLPGPAGAIARPIVREVNSRLGFLEDVGLDYLSLDRSANTLSGGEAQRIRLATQVGSGLTGVLYVLDEPSIGLHPRDNARLLRTLLSLRDLGNTLIVVEHDEDTMRASDYIVDLGPGAGVHGGEVVAAGVPAELTRHQNSLTAAYLRGDLKIDVPKKRREGNGKRLKIVGAREHNLQGIDVEIPLGTMTCITGPSGSGKSTLVHRILHASLAKQLYRAKAQPGSHERILGTEHLDKVIEIDQSPIGRTPRSNPATYTGIFTDIRDLFARAPESRKRGYKAGRFSFNVKGGRCEACKGDGTVKVEMYFLPDVYVPCEVCKGARYNRETLEVKIRGKSISDVLEMTVDEGLEFFENIPNVARKLQLMKDVGLSYIKIGQPSPTLSGGEAQRVKLASELGRRSTGKTLYILDEPTTGLHFDDTRKLLDVLHRLVDGGNTLVVIEHNIDVIKTADWIVDLGPDGGARGGRVVAEGTPETAAADHDSPTGKFLRQVPEIAERIQVRDVA; encoded by the coding sequence TTGCAGGACCTTGTCATTCGCGGCGCGCGCGAGCACAACCTCAAGGACATCACGCTTCAACTGCCGCGTAATAAGTTCATAGTTTTCACCGGGGTCTCCGGTTCAGGTAAGTCGACCCTGGCGTTCGACACCATCTACGCGGAGGGGCAGCGCCGCTACGTGGAGAGCCTCTCGGCGTACGCCAGGCAGTTCCTGGGCGTGATGGACAAGCCTGATGTCGACGGGATCGACGGGCTCTCGCCTGCCATCTCCATCGATCAGAAGACCACCTCCCACAATCCGCGCTCCACGGTCGGCACCGTCACCGAGATCCACGACTACCTGCGTCTCCTGTTCTCGCGCGCCGGAACGCCCCACTGCCCCGTATGCGACCGGCCCATCCAGCGCCAGTCGGCCAGTGAGATCGTCGAACAGCTGCTGGGCCGCTTCCCGGACGCCCGGGCGATGATCCTCGCCCCGGTCGTGCGCGGCCGCAAGGGGGAGTACCGCAAGCTGCTGGCTGACCTCAAGAAGGAGGGCTTCGCCAGGATCCGCCTGGACGGCGAGGTGCAGACCCTCGACGAGGCGCTCACAGGCAACATCGAACGGTACGAGAAGCACGACATCGACCTGGTGATCGACCGGGTGCTGCTGAAGGAGGACGACCGCTCGCGGATCGCGGAGAGCGTGGAGCTCGCCCTGGTCAAGGGCGAGGGGCTCATGCGGGCCTGGATGCCGGAGGACGATTCCAAGGCCGGTGTTGAGGAGCTGTTCAGCGAGAAGTTCGCCTGCCCCGAGCACGGCACCTTCCTCGAGGAGCTCGAACCCCGGGTCTTCTCCTTCAACTCACCGTACGGCGCTTGCCCGCGCTGCAGCGGCCTCGGGTACCTTCAGCAGTTCGACCCGAAGCTGATAGTCCCCGACGACACCCTCTCGATCGCGGAAGGCGCCATCGCACCCTGGAGTGGCGGTCGCAGCGACGGCAACAAGGTGTTCTACTGGGACCGGCTCAAGGCGCTCGCCGAGATGCTCGATTTCGACCTGCAGACCCCCTGGAAGGACCTGCCCGAATCGGTGCAGAAGTCGATCCTGGAAGGCAGCGCGGAACCGGTCGACGTCGTCTACAAGCGCGGCGGCCGCGAGACGATGCGGTTCAAGGCCGAGTTCGAGGGCGTGATCGGCAACCTAGACCGGCGGCTCAAGGAGGCGGCCAGCGAGTACGCCCGGGAGCGGCTCGAGGAGTTCATGTCGCTGGTGGCCTGCCCGCACTGTCACGGCAGCCGTTACAAGCCGGAAGTGCTGGCGGTGCGAATCGCCGACAGCAACATCGCTCAACTCTCCGGGATGACGGTGCTCGACGCCCGTCGTTTCTTCGCTGAACTCGACCTGCCGGGACCAGCGGGCGCCATCGCCCGGCCGATCGTCCGGGAGGTCAACTCGCGCCTCGGTTTCCTCGAGGACGTTGGCCTCGACTACCTGTCGCTCGACCGCAGCGCCAACACTCTTTCTGGGGGGGAGGCGCAACGGATCCGCCTCGCCACCCAGGTGGGCTCGGGCCTCACCGGAGTCCTCTACGTTCTCGACGAGCCCTCCATCGGCCTCCACCCCCGTGACAACGCGCGGCTGCTTCGAACCCTGCTGAGCCTGCGCGACCTCGGCAACACCCTCATCGTCGTCGAGCACGACGAGGACACGATGCGGGCGTCCGACTACATCGTCGACCTTGGGCCGGGCGCCGGCGTCCACGGCGGCGAGGTGGTCGCCGCCGGCGTGCCGGCCGAGCTCACCCGTCACCAGAACTCGCTTACCGCCGCCTACCTGAGGGGCGACCTCAAGATCGACGTGCCGAAGAAGCGACGCGAGGGCAACGGCAAGAGGCTCAAGATCGTCGGCGCCCGTGAGCACAACCTCCAGGGGATAGACGTCGAGATACCTCTGGGCACGATGACCTGCATCACCGGTCCTTCCGGGTCCGGCAAGTCTACCCTCGTCCACCGCATCCTGCACGCCAGTCTGGCGAAGCAGCTCTACCGGGCGAAGGCCCAACCCGGCAGTCACGAACGGATCCTCGGCACCGAACACCTGGACAAGGTCATCGAGATCGACCAGAGCCCCATCGGCCGGACACCCAGATCGAACCCGGCCACCTACACCGGCATCTTCACCGACATCCGCGATCTGTTCGCCCGAGCGCCCGAGTCCCGCAAGCGTGGCTACAAGGCGGGCCGCTTCTCGTTCAACGTCAAGGGCGGCCGCTGCGAGGCGTGCAAGGGCGACGGGACCGTGAAGGTTGAGATGTACTTCCTGCCCGACGTCTACGTGCCCTGCGAGGTCTGCAAGGGCGCGCGCTACAACCGCGAGACGCTGGAGGTGAAGATCCGCGGCAAGTCGATCTCCGACGTGCTCGAGATGACCGTCGACGAGGGACTGGAGTTCTTCGAGAACATCCCCAACGTCGCCCGCAAGCTGCAGCTCATGAAGGACGTTGGCCTCTCCTACATCAAGATCGGCCAGCCCTCCCCCACCCTCTCCGGTGGTGAGGCACAGCGCGTGAAGCTGGCCTCGGAGCTGGGCCGCCGCTCGACCGGCAAGACCCTCTACATCCTCGACGAACCAACAACGGGTCTCCACTTCGACGACACCCGTAAACTCCTGGATGTTCTTCACAGGTTGGTCGACGGTGGAAATACACTGGTTGTAATCGAACACAACATCGACGTGATCAAGACCGCCGATTGGATCGTCGACCTTGGACCCGACGGCGGAGCGCGCGGTGGCCGGGTCGTAGCCGAAGGGACGCCCGAGACCGCCGCTGCGGACCACGATTCGCCCACGGGCAAGTTCCTTCGCCAGGTACCCGAGATCGCCGAGAGGATCCAGGTCCGGGATGTCGCCTGA
- a CDS encoding YhjD/YihY/BrkB family envelope integrity protein, with translation MTSLRGLRHSALWEFGVRLVRRFRASYLTMLAAALAYYAAFSLGPLLLLLGGWLAVILQTRPELAGRYRLVLADLVNQVMPLQENTSEVVSRNFETILNQLSEGALLRTVLSLLILIWAASGFFTSLQLALEVIFDVSETRSFLRRRLVAVLLVVAVALVIGVEIVGGALLSSLSQVSDLIASRMQVPDVELPNLVPLWFTRASSMVLRLAVAALAFTLAFRFLPRRSSSWTGALVGGSFSSVTIAVTRELLLLTFDTDRFNVIYGVITSVVVTLLWLYLALLMFLVGALITAEISAWRRERPGVPHETTGLGRIHEPED, from the coding sequence ATGACGTCGCTCCGCGGGCTCCGCCACAGCGCGTTGTGGGAGTTCGGGGTGCGGCTGGTGAGGCGCTTCCGGGCGTCTTACCTCACCATGCTGGCGGCGGCGCTCGCCTACTACGCCGCCTTCTCGCTCGGCCCACTGCTGCTGCTCCTGGGCGGCTGGCTGGCCGTCATCCTGCAGACCCGTCCGGAGTTGGCCGGCCGCTACCGGCTGGTGCTGGCAGACCTCGTCAACCAGGTGATGCCTCTTCAGGAGAACACCTCGGAGGTGGTCTCGCGAAACTTCGAGACGATCCTCAACCAGCTCTCGGAGGGCGCCCTCCTGCGAACCGTCCTGTCGTTGCTGATCCTCATCTGGGCCGCGAGCGGCTTCTTCACCTCGCTGCAGCTCGCCCTCGAGGTGATCTTCGACGTCAGCGAAACCCGGAGCTTCCTGCGCCGGCGTCTCGTGGCCGTGCTGCTGGTGGTGGCCGTGGCGCTGGTGATCGGCGTGGAGATAGTCGGCGGCGCCCTGCTCTCCTCCCTCTCCCAGGTCTCCGACCTGATCGCCTCCCGGATGCAGGTGCCCGACGTCGAACTGCCGAACCTCGTGCCCCTCTGGTTCACCCGGGCGTCGTCGATGGTGCTGCGCCTGGCCGTCGCTGCACTCGCGTTCACCCTCGCCTTCCGCTTCCTTCCCCGCCGCTCGAGCAGCTGGACCGGCGCCCTCGTAGGGGGCTCCTTCAGCTCGGTAACCATCGCGGTCACCCGAGAGCTGCTGCTCCTGACCTTCGACACCGACCGCTTCAACGTCATCTACGGCGTCATCACCAGTGTCGTCGTCACCCTCCTCTGGCTCTACCTGGCGCTGCTGATGTTCCTGGTAGGTGCCCTCATCACCGCCGAGATAAGCGCCTGGCGCCGCGAGCGTCCGGGAGTACCGCACGAGACGACCGGACTGGGGCGAATTCACGAGCCCGAGGATTGA
- a CDS encoding PHP-associated domain-containing protein — translation MRIDLHCHTEASHDCSSQFDGVITRCRQQRIAVQAVTDHDQIWGALELREKSTAPGDPLIIVGEEVTTREGEIIGLFLEELIPADLSPEEVVERIREQGGLVLLPHGFDPLKTHRLSPAARERIAHEIDIVEVFNTRVSHPRRNAQASQWAAERDLPASAGTDAHIVPALGTAWVETPDRPIEGPEDLLAALRAGAISGTWTHPVAAYAYKLWDRGRRAAYRGWKRVSGETKALIAGD, via the coding sequence ATGCGCATCGACCTCCACTGCCACACCGAGGCGTCTCACGACTGCTCGTCCCAGTTCGACGGCGTCATCACCCGCTGTCGACAGCAGCGGATCGCGGTGCAGGCGGTCACCGATCACGATCAGATCTGGGGGGCGCTGGAGCTCAGGGAGAAGTCCACGGCGCCCGGCGACCCCCTGATAATCGTGGGAGAAGAGGTCACGACGAGGGAGGGCGAGATCATCGGCCTGTTCCTCGAGGAGTTGATCCCGGCCGACCTGAGTCCCGAGGAGGTAGTGGAGCGGATCCGTGAGCAGGGCGGCCTCGTGCTCCTGCCCCACGGTTTCGATCCGCTCAAAACGCACCGCCTCTCGCCGGCGGCGCGAGAGCGGATCGCGCATGAGATAGATATCGTCGAGGTCTTCAATACCCGGGTATCGCATCCCAGGCGCAACGCCCAGGCGAGCCAGTGGGCTGCCGAGCGTGACCTGCCGGCATCGGCGGGAACCGATGCTCACATCGTTCCGGCTCTCGGGACCGCCTGGGTCGAGACCCCGGACCGGCCGATCGAAGGCCCCGAAGACCTGCTTGCGGCGCTACGTGCCGGCGCCATCTCGGGGACCTGGACCCATCCCGTAGCGGCCTACGCCTACAAGCTCTGGGACCGGGGCCGACGGGCGGCGTACCGTGGCTGGAAGCGCGTGAGCGGGGAGACGAAGGCGCTCATCGCCGGTGACTGA
- the sdaAB gene encoding L-serine ammonia-lyase, iron-sulfur-dependent subunit beta, with amino-acid sequence MGLLDVIGPVMIGPSSSHTAGACRLALLARRMLISAPRHAELTLHGSFAKTARGHGTDKALVAGLLGMFPDDPRIPQAPELARAAGLEVAFATADLGDVHPNTVRIELSSPEEEVSMMGSSLGGGMVRVFQVNGFEIDFSGSCYALLIEHNDRPGVIARVARVIADDDGNIGRLHSARRRRGGQAMMSVEVDKHLSQYVLDYLTNLPYISWVRMLPEVMSGEQRGELGQGTQEGDVVTEGGNL; translated from the coding sequence ATGGGATTACTGGACGTGATCGGACCGGTGATGATCGGCCCCTCCAGTTCACACACCGCGGGCGCATGCCGACTCGCGCTGCTGGCGCGCCGCATGCTCATCAGCGCGCCCCGTCATGCGGAGCTCACTCTCCACGGCTCCTTCGCCAAGACAGCTCGCGGTCACGGCACCGACAAGGCTCTGGTGGCGGGCCTGCTGGGCATGTTCCCCGATGATCCGCGGATACCGCAGGCTCCCGAACTGGCCCGGGCCGCCGGGCTGGAGGTCGCCTTCGCCACAGCCGACCTCGGTGACGTCCACCCCAATACCGTGCGGATCGAGCTGAGCTCCCCGGAGGAAGAGGTGAGCATGATGGGCTCGAGCCTCGGCGGGGGGATGGTGCGGGTCTTCCAGGTGAACGGGTTCGAGATCGACTTCTCCGGAAGTTGCTACGCGCTCCTCATCGAGCACAACGACCGTCCTGGGGTGATAGCCCGGGTAGCGAGAGTGATCGCGGACGACGACGGTAACATCGGCCGGCTGCATTCGGCCCGGCGGCGCAGGGGCGGGCAGGCGATGATGTCGGTCGAGGTCGACAAGCACCTGTCGCAGTATGTCCTCGACTACCTCACCAACCTCCCGTACATCTCCTGGGTGAGGATGTTGCCCGAGGTCATGAGCGGCGAACAACGGGGCGAGCTCGGCCAGGGGACGCAAGAGGGCGATGTCGTTACCGAAGGGGGCAACCTGTGA
- a CDS encoding lysophospholipid acyltransferase family protein: METITRFMQRAWFFWLGRTAFLFYAKLFYGIEVEGAERVPRKGGLVVASNHFSSLDPPVLGVSVPREINFMAKKELFENRYLRALMLGLRAYPVDRSRSDMSAIKHSLRLLKEGVAVGIFAQGTRNAGDVEALDGASFLAIRAGVPLQPAAIWREGRRFHVRFGEPIVPREGKRSEMQALTRELMKRVNELLPGNEAIGGDVREPVETR; encoded by the coding sequence ATGGAGACGATCACCCGCTTCATGCAGCGCGCCTGGTTCTTCTGGCTGGGACGGACCGCATTCCTCTTCTACGCCAAGCTGTTCTACGGCATCGAGGTCGAGGGGGCGGAGCGGGTGCCACGGAAAGGCGGACTGGTAGTCGCCAGCAACCACTTCTCGTCGCTGGACCCTCCCGTACTCGGCGTCTCGGTGCCTCGTGAGATCAACTTCATGGCCAAGAAGGAGCTCTTCGAGAACCGCTACCTGAGGGCCCTGATGCTGGGCCTCAGGGCCTATCCCGTGGACCGGTCGCGCAGCGACATGAGCGCGATAAAGCACTCGCTCAGGCTGCTCAAGGAGGGCGTGGCGGTCGGGATCTTCGCCCAGGGCACCCGGAACGCCGGGGACGTCGAGGCGCTCGACGGAGCTTCCTTCCTCGCCATCCGCGCCGGGGTGCCGCTGCAGCCCGCCGCCATCTGGCGTGAGGGCCGGCGCTTCCACGTCCGCTTCGGTGAACCGATAGTGCCGCGGGAAGGGAAGCGCAGCGAGATGCAGGCGCTCACCAGGGAGTTGATGAAGCGGGTGAACGAGCTGCTGCCCGGGAACGAAGCGATAGGCGGCGATGTCCGGGAGCCGGTCGAAACCCGTTAG
- a CDS encoding HU family DNA-binding protein → MSAKSQSKKEEEMAKQRTVSKAELVDMVAGETGIRKKDVKEVVDNVLAKISSHLDDNYKVQLTGFGTFEVRERRARSGVKPGTRTKIEIPASKYPAFKPGKSLRERVRS, encoded by the coding sequence GTGTCGGCCAAGTCACAATCGAAGAAGGAGGAGGAGATGGCGAAACAGCGGACCGTTTCGAAGGCCGAACTTGTCGACATGGTGGCGGGCGAGACGGGCATCCGTAAGAAGGATGTCAAGGAGGTCGTCGACAACGTGCTGGCCAAGATCAGCAGTCATCTCGACGACAACTACAAGGTCCAGCTCACCGGCTTCGGCACCTTCGAGGTCCGCGAGCGTAGGGCCCGCAGCGGAGTGAAACCGGGTACCCGTACCAAGATCGAGATCCCGGCCAGCAAGTACCCCGCCTTCAAGCCCGGCAAGAGCCTCAGGGAACGCGTTCGCAGCTAG
- the sdaAA gene encoding L-serine ammonia-lyase, iron-sulfur-dependent, subunit alpha → MNRNERLSGLDELDLGRLAQFEGPASTAILDEETGGDASARVALLAGMRGRLAEMRDSVERGLANDAPSRTGMVGWNAKRLWEAEDSLGSPLLKRVQAYAMAVNEENARMGRIVAAPTAGSAGTLPGALLGVADHLGLDDEQLLAPLVLAAGIGQIIGRSMFIAGSTGGCQAEIGSSAAMAAAAVCELMGGLARQSVHAAAQTLMNSIGLVCDPVGGYVEVPCVSRNAFYSVHAVASAQLALAGVESPIPPDEVVQAMASVGRLLPPELRETGEGGLADTPTGRRIALEMAD, encoded by the coding sequence GTGAACAGGAACGAGCGGCTGAGCGGACTCGACGAGCTCGACCTCGGCCGACTGGCCCAGTTCGAGGGCCCGGCCTCGACCGCGATCCTCGACGAGGAAACGGGCGGAGACGCGAGCGCCAGGGTGGCGCTGCTGGCTGGGATGCGAGGGCGCCTGGCAGAGATGCGCGACTCGGTGGAGAGGGGCCTGGCGAACGACGCTCCGAGCCGAACCGGGATGGTTGGCTGGAACGCGAAGCGCCTGTGGGAGGCCGAGGACAGCCTCGGTTCGCCGCTTCTCAAACGCGTGCAGGCTTACGCGATGGCGGTCAACGAGGAGAACGCGCGCATGGGCCGGATCGTCGCCGCCCCTACCGCGGGAAGCGCCGGTACCCTGCCTGGCGCGTTATTGGGCGTGGCCGACCATCTGGGCCTGGACGACGAGCAGCTCCTCGCACCGCTGGTGCTGGCCGCCGGCATCGGACAGATAATCGGCCGCAGCATGTTCATCGCCGGCTCCACCGGCGGCTGCCAGGCCGAGATCGGATCCTCGGCGGCCATGGCCGCGGCAGCGGTCTGCGAACTGATGGGCGGCCTTGCCAGGCAATCGGTGCACGCAGCCGCTCAGACGTTGATGAACAGCATCGGGCTGGTCTGCGATCCGGTGGGAGGTTATGTCGAGGTTCCCTGTGTGAGCCGCAACGCCTTCTACAGCGTCCACGCGGTAGCCTCGGCTCAGCTGGCGCTGGCCGGCGTCGAGTCGCCCATCCCGCCCGACGAGGTGGTGCAGGCGATGGCTTCGGTCGGGCGACTGTTGCCTCCGGAACTGCGCGAAACAGGCGAGGGCGGCCTCGCCGACACTCCCACCGGTCGCCGCATAGCCCTCGAGATGGCCGACTGA
- a CDS encoding PPC domain-containing DNA-binding protein, which translates to MRGKLLTEDEERTHALVFDSGELVTEALTEYVRRRSISAARLTAIGAFSHARLGYFDLESREYQPIVVDEQVELLSLIGDVALWEGEPLLHAHVVVGRRDGSTAGGHLLEARVRPTLEVLMVESPRHLQRRHDPTTGLPLLDPR; encoded by the coding sequence GTGCGCGGCAAGCTGCTTACTGAGGACGAGGAACGAACGCATGCGCTGGTGTTCGATTCCGGAGAACTAGTGACAGAGGCTCTCACCGAGTACGTCCGGCGGCGCTCCATCTCGGCCGCAAGGCTCACCGCCATCGGCGCCTTCTCTCACGCTCGGCTCGGCTACTTCGACTTGGAGAGCAGGGAGTACCAGCCGATCGTGGTCGACGAGCAGGTCGAACTCCTGTCCCTCATCGGCGACGTCGCCCTGTGGGAGGGGGAGCCGCTGCTCCACGCCCACGTGGTCGTAGGCCGGCGTGACGGCTCCACTGCGGGCGGTCACCTGCTCGAAGCCCGGGTCAGGCCAACGCTCGAGGTGCTCATGGTGGAATCACCCCGTCACCTGCAACGACGCCACGATCCGACCACCGGATTACCGCTCCTCGATCCGCGCTAG